The window AGGACGAACCGCAGCCAGAAGGCGGCCGCCCGCGGGTCCCCGCGCGGGAGGTCGTGAGCGACGTCGATCATCTCGGCGTCCGTGTGCCGACGGATCACTCCCTTCATCGCGGCCGGATACGGCGAGCCGAAGTCGGACGTGAGCGTAATCACGAGCGATCCGCGGTCCGGCTGGCTCTTAAAAGGCGGCGACTACGCGTCCATCGGCGGCTCGCCGTTCGTGTCGGTCTCGGCGATCCGGCGGATGCGCTCGACGCCGTCGACCTCTCGGATCACGTCGATGACGGCCTCCGGGACGAGCGCCTCCCAGTCGTGGCCGTGGATCATCCGCTCGCGCAGCTCCGTCCCCTCCAGCACGTCGCGGCGGAACATGGGAGAGCCGCGCACCTCGACGCCGGCCTCCTCGAACAGCCGGACGACGAGCGGGTTGTTCGAGTAGGCCACGTCGAACCGCGGGGTCATGCTCTGGACGTGGCTCACCCACACGGAGTTGCGGTCGAGGTCCTCGATGGGGACCACATAGGTGGTGATGTCGAGGTGCTCGACCGCCTTCGTCACCATCATCACGCGCTCGCCGGCCGTGAACGGGTTCCGGGTGGTGTGGGAGTCGCCGGCGGAGCCGATCCCCAAGACGACCTCGTCGGTCTCCTCGGCAATCTCCTCGATCATATGCAGATGGCCGTCGTGAAACGGCTGATACCGCCCGATATAGAACCCGCGCATGGATTCACGTTGGGCGGCCAGCATTTATAAACCCCATGGGAGTGCTCGAACGGCAATATCGTGGGCTCTAAGCGCTCTTGGCGGCGTTTCGCTGTATCCAGTCGCATCGCCCGCGGGGAGAAAGTATATCAGTAGCCGACCCTTCGTTTTTCCTAGCGATACCCGATTCTATGAGCAACGAAAAGGACGCGAACGACCCGCCGACCGAGGACCCCGAGCACCCGGACGAGACCGGCCCCGGGGCCTCGGACTCGGCGGGGAACGGCGAGGACGCCCCCGACGACGTCGCTCCCGACGACGCCGCCCGCGCGCCCGACGAGACCATCCCAGCCGACGAGGATGAGACGGTCGATGCGGCCGGGGAGTCGGCAGACAGCGAGGGGTCGGCAGACGGCGAGGAGCCGGCCGAGGTCTGGGACGACGGGATCGTCGTCGACGACGGTCCGGATCCGGACGACGCCGGAGCGGGCCGCGGGGACGATAGCGATATCACCCCCGAGGGCGTCACCGAACAGAGCGAGGACGGCGACATCGACGAGCTCGGGAGCTCCGTCGAGGTCGAGGGTGCCGAGATCGAAGAGGACCCGGACGAGGACGACCTCCTCGGGGGACTCAAGATCGACACCACCGCCGAACTCGAGATCCCCGACCGCCTCGTCGATCAGGTGATCGGGCAGGAGCACGCCCGCGACGTGATCATCAAGGCGGCCAAGCAGCGCCGCCACGTGATGATGATCGGCTCGCCCGGGACCGGGAAGTCGATGCTCGCGAAGGCGATGTCGGAACTGCTCCCGAAAGAGGAGCTGCAGGACGTCCTCGTCTACCACAACCCGGACGACGGCAACAAGCCGAAGGTCCGGACGGTGCCGGCGGGGAAGGGCGACCAGATCGTCGACGCGCACCGCGAGGAGGCGCGCAAGCGCAACCAGATGCGGTCGCTGTTGATGTGGATCATCATCGCCGTCGTGCTGGGCTACGCGCTCATCATCGTCGGCCAGATCCTCGTCGGCATCATCGCCGCCGGGGTCGTCTACCTCGTCTTCCGCTACCTCAACCGCGGCTCCGACGCGATGATCCCGAACCTGTTGGTGAACAACGGCGACACGAAGACGGCGCCGTTCCGCGACGCGACCGGCGCGCACGCCGGTGCGCTGCTCGGCGACGTCCGGCACGACCCGTTCCAGTCCGGCGGGATGGAGACGCCCAGCCACGACCGCGTCGAGGCCGGGGCCATCCACAAGGCGAACAAGGGCGTGCTGTTCATCGACGAGATCAACACACTCGACATCCGCAGCCAGCAGCACCTCATGACGGCGATCCAGGAGGGCGAGTTCTCGATCACGGGCCAGTCCGAGCGCTCCTCGGGCGCGATGGTCCAGACCGAGCCCGTCCCGACCGACTTCGTCATGATCGCGGCCGGGAACCTCGACGCGATGGAGAACATGCACCCGGCGCTCCGGAGCCGTATCAAGGGGTACGGCTACGAGGTGTACATGGAGGACACCATCGAGGACACCCCGGAGATGCGCCGGAAGTACGTCCGGTTCATCGCCCAAGAGGTCGCGAAGGACGGCCGCCTGCCGGAGTTCACGGCCGAGGCCGTCGAGGAGATCATCCTCGAGGCCAAGCGCCGCTCCGGCCGGAAGGGCCACCTCACGCTGAAGATGCGGAACCTCGGCGGGATGGTCCGCGTCGCCGGCGACATCGCCCGCGGCGAGGACGCCGAGATGACCACCCGCGAGCACGTGCTGCAGGCGAAGGGGCGCTCGCGCTCCATCGAACAGCAGCTCGCGGACGACTTCATCGAGCGCCGGAAGGACTACGAGCTGCAGGTCTCCGACGGCTACGTCGTCGGCCGCGTCAACGGCCTCGCCGTGATGGGCGAGGACTCCGGGATCATGCTCCCGGTGATGGCCGAGGTCGCCCCCTCGCAGGGGCCCGGCGAAGTGATCGCCACGGGCCAGCTGAAGGAGATGGCCCAGGAGTCGGTGTCGAACGTCTCCGCGATCATCAAGAAGTTCTCCGACGAGAACATCTCGGAGATGGACATCCACATCCAGTTCGTGCAGGCGGGCCAGCAGGGCGTCGACGGCGACTCCGCGTCCATCACGGTCGCGACCGCCGTCATCTCCGCGCTAGAGGACGTCGGCGTCGACCAGAGCCTCGCGATGACCGGCTCGCTGTCGGTGCGGGGCGACGTGCTCCCCGTCGGCGGCGTGACCCACAAGATTGAGGCGGCCGCGAAGGCCGGCTGCACCCGGGTCATCATCCCGCAGGCGAACGAGCAGGACGTGATGATCGAAGACGAGTACAAGGAGATGGTCGAGATCATTCCGGTCTCGCACATCAGCGAGGTGCTCGACATCGCCTTAGAGGGCGAGGCCGAGAAGGACTCGCTCGTCTCCCGGCTCAAGTCGATCACCGGCTCGGCCCTGAAGGAGGGGAACGTCTCCGGTCCCTCCAGCCCGAGCCCGCAGTAAGACCCGCGTCCACCCGATGCCCGACTGGGCGGCGTTCGCGGCCGCGACCGTCGCCCTGACGCTGCTGCTTCTCTATTTTACCCGGCGCTCCCAGCGCCTGCTGGAGCGGGCGCGGATCGTCGACTCCCGGGGCGACGTCGACTCCCGAGGTGATATCGTCGACGCCGGCCGCGACGCAAGGGTCGAGAGCGGTGACGCCGAGAGCGACGGCCCCCAAGGAGATAACGCCGAGAGCGACGACATCGAGGGCAGTGGCATCGAAGGCGGTAGCCCCGAGGGAGATGACGCCGAGGGCGGAGACACCGAGAGCGACCGCCTCGACGGCCACCCGCCCGACGACCGCCCGGTGCTCACGACGCGGTTGCTTCTGGCCAACGCCGCGACGTCGCAGGCGGCCGGGCTCGCCGTCCTCGCGGCGGTCGCGTGGTGGACCGCGGTGCCGGCGGCGGCGTTCGGAATTGCCGGGCCACATCCGACGCTCGGTGCGTCGGGAGTCGCGTCGCTCGGAGTCCCCGGCGTCGTCGCCCTCGGCGTCGCCGCCGGAGCGGTCCTCGCCGCGGGCAACGAGGCGGCCGCGCGGCTCGGGTCGCGGGTCGGCCTCGCGCCCTCGGATCGACTCCGCGCGGCGATGGCTCCCGGGACGGCCGGCGAGTGGGTCCTGCTGCTCGGCGTCGCGCTCCCGGTCGTCGCGGTCTTCGAGGAGGCGCTCTTCCGCGGCGCGCTGGTGGGCGCGCTTGCGGTCGGGTTCGCGGTCGAGCCGTGGCTTCTCGCGGTCGTCTCCTCGGTCGCCTTCGGGCTCGGACACGGGGCGCAGGGGCGACTCGGGATCGTCGTCGCCGGCGCGCTCGGGCTGGCGCTCGCGGGGCTGTTCGTCGCCACCGGGAGCCTCCTCGTCCCCGTCGTCGCCCACTACGTCGTCAACGCCGCCGAGTTCGCCGTTCACGAGCGGTCGTAGCGGGTCCCGCGGTCAGAAGCGCCCCGCCCCCTTTTTATTCCACCGGGACAAACGACGGACGATGAGCGGGAAACCGACCGTCGGCGAGTACATGACCCGCGACGTCGAGACCGTGAGCCCCGACGAGACGGTCGGCGAGGTCGCGCAGCGGATGGCCGAGAGCGACGGCCACAACGGGTTCCCCGTCACGCAGGGTCGGACCGTCGAGGGGTTCGTCGCGGCCGCCGACCTGCTGCTCGCCGACGACGAGTCGCCCGTGTTCACCGTGATGTCGGACGACCTCATCGTCGCGCACCCGGACATGAAGGTGACCGACGCCGCACGGGTCATCCTCCGCTCCGGGATCCAGCGGCTGCCCGTCGTCGACGACGCCGACAACCTCGTTGGGATCATCTCGAACACGGACGTGGTCCGGTCGCAGATCGAGCGCGCCACGCCGAGCAAGGTGGGGAAGCTGATGCGGACGCTCGAACAGATCCACGGCGTCGCCCTCGACGAGGAGCGCCGGGAGGTCCGCCTCACCAACCTGATCCCGACGCAGGCGCGGGTGTACGCCGACGAGCTGGAGGGTCGCCAGTACGAGCTGGAGCGAGGACTCGCGGAGCCGCTCGTCGTCATCGACAACGGCGGCACGCTCCACCTCGCCGACGGTCACCACCGAGTGATGGCGGCCCACGAGGCGGGCATCGAGACGATGGACGCGTACGTGATCGTGCCAGAGCGCGCGGTCGATCTCGGGATGGCCCAGACCGCCGAGAAGGAGGGGTTACACGACATCACCGACATCGAGATCGTCGACTACGCGCGCCACCCCCTCGTGGAGACAACGAAGCGGCTGCAGTGACCGGGAAACGCGGACCGAAGGCGTCTGCGGTCCGCGACGGGTGGGGTTTTATGTAATCAGACGGAAATGTATCGGTATGGGATCACGTATCCGACGCGCACTCTCCCGGGCAACGCTCGCCGCGGTCGGCGCGGCCGCCGGCGGTTGGGCCGGCGGACTGATCAGTCGGCAGGCCGCGAGCAGCGGCGCCGCCCTCGGCGCGTTCGCCGGCGCGACTGTCGCGGACGTTCGCTCCGATCCGGGCGGCTTCCTCGCGGCCCTCCGGTCGGACGAGGACGACGAGGCGCTCGACGCGGCCGACGACGCGCCGAGCGCGCAGTGAGGCGGCCGCCGGCCACCCCGCCCCCCGTGGCCGTTCGGGAACGCCTATACGACGGGAACGAGTAGCCGCCGGTAATGACCGACACCGACGCCGACGCGGGCTGGTTCGCGGACCCCGCCGACGAGGCGGCCGGGCGCGACGCGGCCGCCGCCCGCGACCGGATCGCGAACGGAGAGGCGGATCGGCCCCGCGACTGGCCGGCGCTCGCCGTCGAGACCGGGTTCGCCGACTCGACCGAGGAGTACTACGACCGGCTTCACGAGGCGACTGTGGCGGCGACCCGCGCGACCGTCCGCGAGCGCGAGCGCGCCGACGACCAGCAGCTGATCCACGCCGTGCGGGCGATGGACGACTGCGAGCGCACCGCCAACGAGCTGGCCGAGCGCGCCGCCGAGTGGGCGGGGAGCCTGTTCGACGACGCCGAACCGGGGATCGAGGGCGCCCGCGCGGTGGCGGCGCGAGAGCCCGACACCGAACTGGAGCGCCGGGCCGTGTCGCTCGCGGAGCGCGTCGTCGGGCTCGCCGCCGAGCGCGACGCCCTCGCCGAGACGATCGACCGGATCGCGCCCGCGGTCGCGCCGAACCTCGCCGAGATGGCCGGCCCGGAGCTCGCGGCGCGGCTGATCGCGCTCGCCGGCGGGCTGGAGTCGCTCGCGAAGAAGCCCTCCGGCACCGTGCAGGTGCTCGGCGCGGAGGACGCGCTGTTCGCGCACCTCTCGGGGCGCGCGCCCTCGCCGAAACACGGGATCATCTACACGCACGACTACGTCCGGAACACCCGCCCCGAAGATCGGGGATCGGCCGCCAGGGCGCTGGCCGGGAAGCTGACGCTCGCGGCCCGCGTCGACCACTACGCGGGGGAGCGCCGGGAGACCCTCCACGCGGAGCTCCGCGAGCGGATGGCGACGATCCGAGCGCGGGCGGAGGCCGACAGCGCGGCGGACCGCGACGCCGACGGCGACGCGGAGGGCAACGCGTGAGCGACTCCGACCTGCCGGCCGGCGTCGAACGCCGCGAGATCGCCGGCGAGACGCGGCTGGCGACGCGCGGGCCCCCCGTGTACGGCGAGCCGACCGCCGACGGCTGGCGGGCGTGGGACCCCGAGCGCTCGAAGCTCGGCGGGATGTTCGAGCTCGGCCTCGACACCGGCCTGAGCGGGGGCGAGACGGTGCTTTATTTGGGGGCGGCCAGCGGAACGACCGTCAGCCACGTCGCCGACTTCGCGGGGCCGACCTACGCGGTCGAGTTCGCCCCGCGCCCCGCCCGCGACCTCCTCGACGCCGCCGAGCCGCGCGACCGACTGTTCCCGCTGTTGAAGGACGCCCGGAAGCCGGAGACGTACGCGCACGTCGTGGAGGCCGACGTCGACGCGATCGTGCAGGACGTCGCGACGCGGGGACAGGCGACCGTGGCGGCACGGAACGCCCGGTTCCTCGCCGAGGACGGGCGGCTACTGCTCGCGGTGAAGGCGCGCAGCGAGGACGCCACCGCGGAGCCGAGCGACGTGTTCGCGGCCGCGCTCGACGAGCTCCGCGAGACGTACGAGATCCTAGCGACGCAACGTCTCGACCGGTACCACGAGGACCACCTCGGCGTCGTCGCGACGCCGCGCTGACGGGTCGGCGGTGACACGGGAAGAGGACGGTCACGCCGCGGTTCCGGGAACCCCCCGGATCCGCCTACCACGTCGGCGGCGAGAAGCCGGCGTCTTTTAAGATGGGCTTCCAGCGCTTCTGGACGGAGAGCCGGGAGACGCCCATCGCGTCGGCGACGGCGGACTGCGAGCGCTCCTGCCCGCGGATCAGCGCGGCGGCGTAGAGGCTGGCGGCGGCCGCGACGCGCTTCCCGCGCTCGTCGTCCGGCGCTCGCGACAGGAACAGGTCCGTCGCCGTCGAGAGCGCCTCCTCGTCGAGGTCGAGCGTCGCGCACGCGTCGTCGAGCCGGTCGATCCACGCCGCGTTGTCGACGCGATCGCTCGCTCGATACATACCCGTCTCTTGAGCGGTACGGTATAAAAAGGCCGCGCGAGGGGCACCGCCGATCGGGGGTTCGAGCGAGCCCGGGGGCGGGGCGGCTGGCGTCGAGGGGCGGGGGCGATCGCCCCGTCCGTCGCCCTGAAGTCCGCGCCGCCCGTACCGCGGGTATGTCCACGCAAGCGTGGGACGAGACGCGGGTGCGCGAGCTGCACGACGACCTGGTGGCGCTGTACGAGCCGGTGGACCGCGTCGCCGAGCACGGCGCCGACCCGACCGCCGAGCCCGGCGAGGGCGTGCGCCAGCTGGTGACGACGATCCTCTCGCAGAACGTCGCCGACGCGAACACGAGCCGCGCGACGGAGGCGCTGTTCGACCGCTACGACGACTTCGCGGCCATCGAGGCCGCCGACCACGACGAGCTGGCCGAGACGATCCGCGTGGCGGGGCTCGCCGACCAGAAGGCCGCGCGTATCCAGCGCGCGCTCGCAGCCATCCGCGAGGAGACCGGCGGCGCCTACTCGCTGGCGTTCCTCGACGCGATGGCGACCGCTGACGCGAAAGAGTGGCTCACGGCGATCAAAGGCGTCGGCCCGAAGACCGCTAGCGTCGTCTTGAACTTCCACTTCGGCAAGCCGACGATGGCGGTCGACACCCACGTCGAGCGCGTCTCGAAGCGCTTCGGGCTCGTCCCGGCGTCGGCCTCGAATCAGGCCGCCCACGACGCCCTCGACGGGCTGGTGCCCGACGAGCTGATCTACCCGCTCCACGTCCTGTTGATCCGCCACGGTCGGACGCACTGCTCGGCGCGGGGCGCCGACTGCGACAACCCCGTCTGCGAGCGCTACTGCGACTGCGCGTTCTGCGCGTGAGGACGAGCCCGCGCGTGAGGCGAGCGCCTATACTCGTCCGCCGATAGGGACACACCCATGCACGCGCAGATCGGCGAGGTCCTGAGCGCAGTCCGGTGGGTCGACGGCCTCGCGGCCGAGTTCGTCGCCGCGATCCGAACGCCGTTCCTGACCGAGATGATGACGTCGATGACGGGGCTCGGCTCCGTCACGGCCGGCGTCGTGTTCGTCGGCCTCTTCTACCTCGCCGGCTGGCGCGAGGAGTTCGTCAAGGGCGTCGTCGCGCTCTCGCTGCTCGGGATCGTCGTCTGGGCGCTGATGACGCTCGTCGAGCGCCCGTTCCCGCCGAACCCGATCTGCGTGACCGAGGGCGACGCCGGGACCACGAGCTCGTTCCCCTCCGGCCACTCGGCCGCGGTGACGGCCTACGCAGGGATCGCGTGGAACTCCGACGAGCTCCCCTTCGCGGTCGCCGCCGGCTTCGCCGGGCTGATCTCCTTCTCGCGGATCTACCTCGGCACGCACTACCTCTCGGACACCCTCTTCGGGATCGGGCTCGGGATCGCCGCCGTGCTGTTCGCGGAGTGGCTCCTCGGCCGCGTCGGCGAGGAGGCGGTGCTCGATCGGCTCCCGTTCGAGGCGGACATCTGACTCGACGCCCGTCGGAACCCCCCGCGAGGTCGGCCCGGCACGATCCTCCTCCGAGCGATGGGAGCCGAGGGCGCGGAACATTTATCGGATCGAAGTCAGTCGCTTCGCGCATGCCCGGTCGCTCGTCGAACTCCCCGCTCGGCAGGGCCGTCGGCCTCGTCGTCGCCGGCCTCGCAGTCGCCCTCTTCGCGCTGAACCGGTGGACCGGTCTGAACGTTCCGTACGGCTACGACTCGGGAAGCGACGCGTTGTTTCTCGTGGGAGCGGCCGTCGCCGCCGTCGCCGTCGCCATCGGCGGGTACCGGTACCTCTCCGGGAAGTGAGGATGGCGACGAGGCCGGCGCCGGTATTTAAAAAGATCCGAACGCGAACGTCGGTATCGCATAACGCTACGCCGTGGATTACTTTTAAACAAACAAGGTGAGACACCCGCGATACCAGCACGATCACGAGATACGAAATGGCTATAAGCGAGCGCAAAATATGCGCACACGGCGCGTTAGAGCCCTTGTGGTTGGCGATTAAGTGGCTCTGACCGCAAGAATAAGCGCGGGTTGCCGAGCCAGGCCAAAGGCGTAGCGCTTAGGACGCTATCCCGTAGGGGTCCGCCGGTTCGAATCCGGTCCCGCGCATGAGCGAACGAAGTGAGCGAAGAGCAGGAGCGGATTTGAGCCCAGCGAGAAAGGCGCAGCGAACGGAGTGAGCGAGCATTTCTCGCCTCGGTTCGAATCCGGTCCCGCGCATACTGCCTCGAACAAACGTGAGAGCCATGTATGCGCGGAGGATTCGAATCCTACCAGACGCGCGCAGCGAAGCGAGCACGTCTGGTTTCGGTTCGAATCCGGTCCCGCGCATGCCTCTCCGAGCACTTCGCGAGGAGAGGCATCGCGACTGAGAGACGGACGTGGCTGCCACGTACTTGCGTTTTGTTCCCAAGATCACTCACAATCGAAGGAGAAAAACGAGTCAGTCCCACGTTCCGAACCTCGCCGCCGGGCGCGCCGGATCGCTCCGAGAGCCCTCGTCCGATGACGGGCGTTCGAGCGGATACTTGATGTGTGAAGCGGCGGTCTCGCCTATTTTTCGAGCTTCTCGCGTCGGGCCTCGAACTCCTCGTCGGTGAGCTCCCCGCGGGCGTACGCCGCTCGGAGCTCCGCTATCGCGGGGTCCTGTGCCGTCTCCCGTTCGCCCAAGCGCCGGAAGAGGAGATAGCCGCCGACGACGATCACGAGGAGGAAGCTGAACGGGACGAGCATCCCGACGAACGGCCACCAGCCGCCCGTGCTACCGTACTGGCCCATCACACCCCCGTAACCCATCATCCCGCCGAACCCCAGTCCCATCATGAGCAATGGGAGGAGGGCGAAGGCGCCGAAAATTAGGATCAGGATGGTCGTTGCGTCAAGTCGATCGCCGGAAGACATCGGATATCAGTCCTCCGAGACGGATTCGAACTCGCCCGCAACGGCCGCCAAGACGCGATCGATTCGCTCGGTGACCTCGGCCCCGATCGGGTCGAGAGCGTCGTTGTCGGCGATCGCGAGCAGCCGCTTCGGATCGACCGCGCTCACCACGACGTCCCCCTCGTCGCTCTCGTAGACGATGACGTTGCAGGGCAAGAGCGCGCCGAGTTCGATCTCCTCGGTCAGTCCGTCGTGTGCCAGCGGGGGGTTACACGCGCCGAGGATCCGATACTGACGGAACTCCTCGCCGAGCTTCGCTTCGAGCGTCGCCTGGATGTCGATGTCGCTGAGGACGCCGAATCCCTCGTCGCCGAGGGCGGCGATCGTCGCGTCGACGACGGCGTCGAACTCACCGGTGACTGCCGTCTCTCTTGTGTACTCCATGAACTACTACACGCCGGTGCCGTGGTTAAGGGTTTGGTCCGGCGGTCGAGAGAGGCCACGCTCGCACCCACCCCGGAGTCGACGAGGACCATGCCGAGCGAGTCGACGGGGACCATACCGATCGAAACAAGAGCGAAGCGAGAGGGCAAAGAGAAACGATATTCGTGTACACTGTCATGGATTGCTGGTTGCACCAATCCTATGTGGGCGTGTCGTATCGGTTGTCCCATGGCGGGACCGCCGATCCACGACTTGCACTTCGCGGAGGAACCGAGCGTCGATAACGTTCCCGGGCCGAACTCGCGGCGCCTCCTCGACAGACAGGAAGCGATCGACAGCAGCGCGGTCGCGTACCCGAACGACATCCCGCTCGCGTTCGAGGAGGGGAAGGGCGCGACCCTGAAGGACGCGGACGGGAACCTCTTCCTCGACTTCTTCGCCGGCATCGGCGTCTACAACGTCGGCCACGCGAACCCGTACGTCAACGAGGGGGTCCACGAGCAGATCGACAAGCTCACCCACTCGGTCGATTTCCCGACGGAGCCCCGGCTCGACCTCATCGACAAGCTCGACGACATCGCGCCCGGGAGCCTCGCCGGCAACAGCCGCTTCGTCTTCGGCGGTCCCACCGGCAGCGACGCCGTCGAGGCGTCGATCAAGCTCGCGAAGTACAACACGGGCGGCAACGGCCTGCTCGCGTTCCGGAACTCCTACCACGGGGCAACGACCGGCGCGATGAGCATCACGTCGAACAAGAAGTTCAAGAAGCCGTACGCGCCGCTCCTCCCCGACGTGGTGCACGCGCCGTTCCCGTATCCCTTCCGCGAGGGTCGGGGGCCCGAGGAGTCGGTCGACCGCGCGCTCGAGGAGGTCAGGGCGATCGTCGAGGAGCCGTACGGGGGCCTCACGGACCCGGCGGGCATCTTCGTCGAGCCCATCCAAGGCGAGGGCGGCGTCGTCGTCCCGCCGGAGGGGTTCCTCTCGGGACTGCGCGAGATCGCCGACGAGAACGACCTCCCGCTGGTGTTCGACGAGATCCAGGTCGGAATGGGGCGCACCGGCGAGTGGTGGGCGTCCGAGCACTACGACGTGACGCCGGACGTGATGACGACCGCGAAGGCGCTCGGCGGCAACGGCCAGCCGCTGTCGGGGACGATGTACCACGAGGACCTCGACACGTGGGGGTCGGGCGACCACGCGGGCACCTACCGGGGGCACGTCCCCGCGATGGTCGGCGGGCTGCGCGCGATCGAGTACATCCAGTCGCACGACCTGCTCGATCACGCGACGGAGGTCGGCACGTGGATCCGCGACCGCCTCCGCGACGCGGGCGAGGGCGACCCGGGGCTCGGACAGGTCCGCGGCAAGGGGCTGTTCGTCGGCGCCGAGTTCGTCGACGCGAGCGGCGAGCCCGACGACGACCGCGTCGACGCGATTCAGGAGTACTGCTACGAGCACGGCGTCCTCGTCTGGACGGCGGGCCAGTACGGCAACGTCGTCCGGCTGCT is drawn from Halorubrum sp. CBA1229 and contains these coding sequences:
- a CDS encoding phosphatase PAP2 family protein, with the protein product MHAQIGEVLSAVRWVDGLAAEFVAAIRTPFLTEMMTSMTGLGSVTAGVVFVGLFYLAGWREEFVKGVVALSLLGIVVWALMTLVERPFPPNPICVTEGDAGTTSSFPSGHSAAVTAYAGIAWNSDELPFAVAAGFAGLISFSRIYLGTHYLSDTLFGIGLGIAAVLFAEWLLGRVGEEAVLDRLPFEADI
- a CDS encoding DUF302 domain-containing protein; translated protein: MEYTRETAVTGEFDAVVDATIAALGDEGFGVLSDIDIQATLEAKLGEEFRQYRILGACNPPLAHDGLTEEIELGALLPCNVIVYESDEGDVVVSAVDPKRLLAIADNDALDPIGAEVTERIDRVLAAVAGEFESVSED
- a CDS encoding NOP5/NOP56 family protein; translation: MTDTDADAGWFADPADEAAGRDAAAARDRIANGEADRPRDWPALAVETGFADSTEEYYDRLHEATVAATRATVRERERADDQQLIHAVRAMDDCERTANELAERAAEWAGSLFDDAEPGIEGARAVAAREPDTELERRAVSLAERVVGLAAERDALAETIDRIAPAVAPNLAEMAGPELAARLIALAGGLESLAKKPSGTVQVLGAEDALFAHLSGRAPSPKHGIIYTHDYVRNTRPEDRGSAARALAGKLTLAARVDHYAGERRETLHAELRERMATIRARAEADSAADRDADGDAEGNA
- a CDS encoding SHOCT domain-containing protein, whose product is MSSGDRLDATTILILIFGAFALLPLLMMGLGFGGMMGYGGVMGQYGSTGGWWPFVGMLVPFSFLLVIVVGGYLLFRRLGERETAQDPAIAELRAAYARGELTDEEFEARREKLEK
- a CDS encoding CPBP family intramembrane glutamic endopeptidase codes for the protein MPDWAAFAAATVALTLLLLYFTRRSQRLLERARIVDSRGDVDSRGDIVDAGRDARVESGDAESDGPQGDNAESDDIEGSGIEGGSPEGDDAEGGDTESDRLDGHPPDDRPVLTTRLLLANAATSQAAGLAVLAAVAWWTAVPAAAFGIAGPHPTLGASGVASLGVPGVVALGVAAGAVLAAGNEAAARLGSRVGLAPSDRLRAAMAPGTAGEWVLLLGVALPVVAVFEEALFRGALVGALAVGFAVEPWLLAVVSSVAFGLGHGAQGRLGIVVAGALGLALAGLFVATGSLLVPVVAHYVVNAAEFAVHERS
- a CDS encoding CBS domain-containing protein — its product is MSGKPTVGEYMTRDVETVSPDETVGEVAQRMAESDGHNGFPVTQGRTVEGFVAAADLLLADDESPVFTVMSDDLIVAHPDMKVTDAARVILRSGIQRLPVVDDADNLVGIISNTDVVRSQIERATPSKVGKLMRTLEQIHGVALDEERREVRLTNLIPTQARVYADELEGRQYELERGLAEPLVVIDNGGTLHLADGHHRVMAAHEAGIETMDAYVIVPERAVDLGMAQTAEKEGLHDITDIEIVDYARHPLVETTKRLQ
- a CDS encoding nicotinamide-nucleotide adenylyltransferase, giving the protein MRGFYIGRYQPFHDGHLHMIEEIAEETDEVVLGIGSAGDSHTTRNPFTAGERVMMVTKAVEHLDITTYVVPIEDLDRNSVWVSHVQSMTPRFDVAYSNNPLVVRLFEEAGVEVRGSPMFRRDVLEGTELRERMIHGHDWEALVPEAVIDVIREVDGVERIRRIAETDTNGEPPMDA
- the nth gene encoding endonuclease III, encoding MSTQAWDETRVRELHDDLVALYEPVDRVAEHGADPTAEPGEGVRQLVTTILSQNVADANTSRATEALFDRYDDFAAIEAADHDELAETIRVAGLADQKAARIQRALAAIREETGGAYSLAFLDAMATADAKEWLTAIKGVGPKTASVVLNFHFGKPTMAVDTHVERVSKRFGLVPASASNQAAHDALDGLVPDELIYPLHVLLIRHGRTHCSARGADCDNPVCERYCDCAFCA
- the lonB gene encoding ATP-dependent protease LonB, with the translated sequence MSNEKDANDPPTEDPEHPDETGPGASDSAGNGEDAPDDVAPDDAARAPDETIPADEDETVDAAGESADSEGSADGEEPAEVWDDGIVVDDGPDPDDAGAGRGDDSDITPEGVTEQSEDGDIDELGSSVEVEGAEIEEDPDEDDLLGGLKIDTTAELEIPDRLVDQVIGQEHARDVIIKAAKQRRHVMMIGSPGTGKSMLAKAMSELLPKEELQDVLVYHNPDDGNKPKVRTVPAGKGDQIVDAHREEARKRNQMRSLLMWIIIAVVLGYALIIVGQILVGIIAAGVVYLVFRYLNRGSDAMIPNLLVNNGDTKTAPFRDATGAHAGALLGDVRHDPFQSGGMETPSHDRVEAGAIHKANKGVLFIDEINTLDIRSQQHLMTAIQEGEFSITGQSERSSGAMVQTEPVPTDFVMIAAGNLDAMENMHPALRSRIKGYGYEVYMEDTIEDTPEMRRKYVRFIAQEVAKDGRLPEFTAEAVEEIILEAKRRSGRKGHLTLKMRNLGGMVRVAGDIARGEDAEMTTREHVLQAKGRSRSIEQQLADDFIERRKDYELQVSDGYVVGRVNGLAVMGEDSGIMLPVMAEVAPSQGPGEVIATGQLKEMAQESVSNVSAIIKKFSDENISEMDIHIQFVQAGQQGVDGDSASITVATAVISALEDVGVDQSLAMTGSLSVRGDVLPVGGVTHKIEAAAKAGCTRVIIPQANEQDVMIEDEYKEMVEIIPVSHISEVLDIALEGEAEKDSLVSRLKSITGSALKEGNVSGPSSPSPQ
- a CDS encoding transcription initiation factor IIB family protein, which encodes MYRASDRVDNAAWIDRLDDACATLDLDEEALSTATDLFLSRAPDDERGKRVAAAASLYAAALIRGQERSQSAVADAMGVSRLSVQKRWKPILKDAGFSPPTW
- a CDS encoding fibrillarin-like rRNA/tRNA 2'-O-methyltransferase, whose protein sequence is MSDSDLPAGVERREIAGETRLATRGPPVYGEPTADGWRAWDPERSKLGGMFELGLDTGLSGGETVLYLGAASGTTVSHVADFAGPTYAVEFAPRPARDLLDAAEPRDRLFPLLKDARKPETYAHVVEADVDAIVQDVATRGQATVAARNARFLAEDGRLLLAVKARSEDATAEPSDVFAAALDELRETYEILATQRLDRYHEDHLGVVATPR